From Alkalilimnicola sp. S0819:
TATTCCGTCCACCGACGAGCTGAAGCTGCCGGCGGTGATCAAGGAATTCGCCATGATCAAGCGCGGCCTGGTGATCTTCGTGGGCGCCACCGGCACGGGCAAGTCCACCTCGCTGGCCTCGATGATCAGCTACCGCAACCACAACAGCACCGGCCATATCATCACCATCGAGGACCCCATCGAGTTCATCCACCAGCACGCCGGCTGCATCGTCACCCAGCGCGAGGTGGGCATAGACACCGAGTCCTTCGATGTGGCGCTGAAGAACACCCTGCGCCAGGCGCCCGACGTGATCCTGATCGGCGAAATCCGCACCCAGGACACCATGGACTACGCCATCGCTTTCGCCGAGACCGGCCATCTGTGCCTGGCGACCCTGCACGCCAACAACGCCAACCAGGCCATGGATCGCATCGTCAACTTCTTCCCGCCGGAGCGGCACAACCAGCTGTTCATGGACCTGTCGTTGAACCTGAAGGGCGTGGTGGCCCAGCAGCTGATTCCCACCCCGGACGGCAAGGGGCGGGTGCCCGCGGTGGAGGTGCTCAAGGGCACGCCGCTGGTGGCCGACAAGATCCGCGCCGGCGAGGTGCACGAGCTGAAGGAGATCATGAAGCGCTCCCGGGAGCAGGGCATGCAGACCTTCGACCAGCACCTGTTCGAGCTCTACAAGAGCGGCCAGATCACCTACGAGGACGCGCTGCGTTACGCCGATTCGGAGAACGAGGTGCGGCTGATGGCCAAGCTGGGCGCCGATGACACCCAGGAGCGGCTGGAGAGCGCCACTGCCGGCATGACCCTGGTGGATGAGCGGGCCGGCGACCACCGGTACTGATGCGCTGCCGGCGGCTGCCGGGCGCTGGGGTCGCCCCGGCGCCTGTGGGCCTTTTCGGACCTCGCGGCGCGGCCGCGGAGCTTGGGCCGGCAGGAAAGTCGGACCCTCTCTGAGTACTTGCCATGAAACGACTCGCTTCCTGGTGGCGCCGCAAGGCACCGCCCGCCTCGCCGCCCGGCGCGGCTGACACGGATGATGAACAGCTGTGGGTTTCCCGCGCCCACTTGCGGCGCATGGAGGAGCTGGCACAACGTTATCGCAGCATCGTCGATCTCATACCCGAGGCGGTGTGCGTGGTGGCCCCGGATGGCCGGTATCTGGAACGCAATGCCCATGCGGAGACGCTCACCGGCATAGGGATCGATGCGGTGCGTGGCCGCTCCTTTCTGGATCTGGTGATCCCGGAGGATCGGGAGAGAGCCTTCGAGGCCGTCAATGGCGCCAAGCAGGGCAAGCCGCAGAACACCGGGTTCCGAGTCTACAACGCCGAAGGTGGTGTGGTGCATACCGACCTGACGGTAGCGCCCATCGTCAGCGAGGGGGAGGTGGTGGCGGTGTTCGGGCTGGCTCGGGACATGACCCACCGGGTAGAAGCGGAGCGCCGGCTCAAGGCCAGCGAGCAGAAGTTCCGCAGCCTGTTCCACCACAGCCTGGACGGCATCCTGCTGATCAGTAGCGACTATCGGATTATTGATGCCAACCCGGCCGTCTGCGCCATGCTGCAGCGGGACAAGGAGCAGCTGGTGGGTCAGCCCAGTGAGCTGGGCATGGTCAATGATGCGGCGCTGCGGGCGGCGCGCCAGGCGCAGCGCCGTCATGGCAGCTTTCGCGGCGAACTCTACGCCCGGCGGGCCGATGGCGGGGTGTTTCCGGTGGAAGTCAGCGCCTCCAGGTTCGCCGGTGCCGATGGCGAGTACTACATCGCCACCGTGATGCGCGATATCAGTGAGCGCAAGCGCGCGGAGCACGCCCTGCGCGCGTCTCGGGAGGATATACGCCGGCTGTGGGGCTTCGCCCAGTCGGTGCGTGAGCAGGAGCAGAAGCGGCTTGCCCGGGAAGTGCACGACGAACTGGGTCAGCTGCTCACGGCCATGAAGCTGGACCTGGACTGGCTCAAGCGCAAGCTGCCCGAGGAGGAGACCTTCGTCGCCGACAAGGTGGCCGATCTGGAGGTGCTGCTCAGCGCCACTCTCGACGCCCAGCGGCGTTTGCTGGCGGGGCTGCGGCCTCGAGTTCTCGACGAGCTGGGCTTGGGAGCCGCCTGCCAATGGTTGCTGAGGGAGTTTACCGCCAGCAGTAACGTGCCTCATCAGCTGTGCCTCAGTCACGGCGAGTTCCAGTTGGAGGATGAGCTCGCCACCACGGTGTTTCGCATTGTCCAGGAGGCGCTCACCAATGTGGCGCGACACGCGCAAGCCAGCCGGGTGCGGGTGAGCCTGATCCAGGGCGAGGGGCGCTTCTGCGTGCGGGTGCTCGATGACGGCTGCGGTCTGGCGTCTCGGCCAGACTCCTCTCAACAGCGGTTCGGGTTGCTGGGTATCCGTGAGCGGGTGAACCTGCTCAACGGCGAGCTGAGGCTGGAGAGCCAGCCCGGGTGCGGTACCGAGTTGCACGTGGATCTGCCGCTTGAGCCGGCGCGGGCTCCGGCTCAGGCGGGCGTGCCCGATCAGACCACGGCCAAGCTCGCCGGCGTGGCGCTCCAGGGGGGCGGAATCAGGGCGCACAGCCCGTGGGCGTGCCCCAGAGCGTGAACGCCTCGATGAACCTTTACGGAGACGCGTAGGGTTCGCGCTCAAGCGCGCGCCCTCGGTGGGTGATGCCGCGGGTCATGGGGCCGGGATCGGCTGGAAGACGTATTGCGGCAGCCCTTCCGCTTCTTCATCCAGCCGCCGGCGCAGCTTTTCCCCTCCCAGAGCCAGCACCCGCACGTCCGGCTTTGTTTCCAGCCCTCCCCACCAACGCCGCAGCAGGCCCACCGCATCGCCCTCGAAACACCCGGGCAGGCCATCCGGATGGGCGATGCGGCTGGGAATGCCGAGTTCCTCCAGCATGGCGATGCCGGCAATCGCTTCCGCCGGTTTCGGGCCGATCAGGTAACGGGAGGGGCGTGGCCGAAACGGCAGGCTGTCCGCGGCGCCGATGAGCACCAGCCGGGGTGGGGGATTCTGGCGCCGGGCGGCATGCAGCGCGGCCGCCAGGCCCACTTCATCCGCCAGCAGTACCGGGGCCGCCGGTGCCGCGGGACCCAGCGGGCCGTTCACGCGGCAGGGGCTGCCGGGGCGCAGTTCGGGCAGCTTGCGGGCAAGCGCGGGGGGCAACAGCAGCGCGGTCCACTCGGCGTGTTGTTCCAGCACGGGTAGGCGGAGGCTTTGCCCCTGCAGGTCCAGTTCCAGCCATTGCCCCGGTGCGGCCGGCGGGTGGCGGGCCGCCAGGCGCAGCATCTGCCAGCCCTGGGCAAGCGGCCCCAGGCCTTGCACAGGGGCGTCGTTCACGGCGTGCGTTCAAAGACCACGCGCCCAGCCAGCAAGGTGTGGCTGGCACGGCCGCTGAATTCCCAGCCGTGGTAGAGGCTGTTCTTGCCGCGACTGAGCATGGTCTCGGGCCGATGCCACCAGACCGCGTGCGGGTCCAGCACGCAGATATCGGCCGGGGCGCCGGGCTGCAGGCGCCCCGCATCCAGGCCGAGGATGCGGGCCGGGTTGCTGGTCACGCAGGCCAGCGCCTGATGCAGCGGCAGTACACGATCATCGGCCAGGCGCAGGATCAGGGCGAGCAGGCTGTCCACCGCGGACACGCCGGGCTCGGTCTCGCTGAACGGGGCGCACTTGGCGTCGGCATCGTGGGGCTGGTGGTCGGAGCAGATCACCTCGATCACGCCCTGGGCCAGGGCGCGACGCAGGGCGTCCCGGTCGGCGGTGCTGCGCAGCGGCGGCTGCAGATGGGCCTCGGCGCGAAAGCCGCTGACGTCCATCTCGTTGAAGAACAGATGGTGAATGCTCACATCGGCGCTCACCGGCAGGCCGTCGTGACGGGCCCGGGCCAGCAATTCCGCGCCCCGGGCGGTGGACAGGCGGGTGAAGTGCACGGGCCCGCCCACGGCGTCCACCAGCGCCAGATCCCGGGCGAGCGCCGCGGTCTCGGCGGCCTCCGGTATGCCGGGAATGCCGAGCCGGGTGGCGACGTGCCCCTCGTGCATGCCGCCCTCGCGGTGCAGCCAGGGGTCCCGGGGGGTGAGCAGTACCGGCAGTTGCTGGGTGGCGGCGTATTCCAGCGCCCGGCGCAGCACCAGGCTGTTGGCCACCGGCTGGCCGCCGTCGCTGAGCGCCGGGCAGCCGGCCCGTTTCAGCGCGGCCATTTCGCTCAGGCGCTCGCCTTCCAGGCCCAGGGTCAGCGCCCCCAGCGGGATGACGCGGGCGGCGTCGGTTTCCTCGGCCCGGCGGTGGATCAGCTCCACCACCGAGGGGCTGTCGATCACCGGGCGGGTGTCCGGCGGGCAGCAGGCGTGGCCGATGCCGCCGCCGGCCGCGGCGCGGGCTTCACTGGCAATCGAGCCCTTGCGGCTATGGCCGGGTTCGCGCAGGCGCACGGACAGGTCCACCAGGGCGGGGATCACCCACTGCCCGGCGGCGTCCAGGGTGCGCTCGGCCTGGAAGCCGGCAGGCGCGTCGCCGATGGCCTGAATGCGCCCCTCGGCGATGAACACATCGGCCTCGCCGTCGAAGCCGCTGGCCGGGTCGATGACACGGCCGTTGCTGATCAGCAGGCCCTTCATGCCGCTCCCTCCCCCTGACGGGCCCCCAGGCACATGGACATCACCGCCATGCGCACGGCGATGCCGTTGGTGACCTGGCGCAGGATGACCGCGCGCTTGCCGTCGGCCACCGCCGAGTCGATCTCCACCCCGCGATTGATGGGGCCGGGGTGCATGACGATGGCCTCCGGGTGCGCCAGGGCGAGCCGTTCCTCGCTCAAGCCGTAGAGGCGAAAGTATTCCGATTCACTGGGCAGCAACGCGCCCTGCATGCGCTCGCGCTGCAGCCGCAGCATGATCACCACGTCCACGTCCCGCAGCCCGGCGGTGAGATCGTGATAGACCTGCGCCCCCAGACTGTCCACCTCGGCGGGCAGCAGGGTGCGCGGCCCGATCACCCGCACCTCGCCCACCCCCAGGCCGTTCAGGGCGTGGATCTGGGAGCGGGCCACCCGGGAGTGGAGGATGTCGCCGACGATGGCCACCCGCAGCGGGCCGAAATCCCCCTTGTGCTGGCGGATGGTGAGCATGTCCAGCATGGCCTGGGTGGGGTGGGCGTGCTGGCCGTCGCCGGCGTTGATCACCGCCACCCCGGGGCCGACTCGCTCGGCGACGAAATGTGCGGCGCCGGAGCTGGCGTGGCGCACCACGAACATATCGCTCTGCATGGCTTCCAGGTTGCGCAGCATGTCCAGCAGGCTCTCGCCCTTGCTGGTGGCGGAGTTGGCGATGTCCAGGTTGACCACGTCCGCCGACAGGCGCTTGGCGGCCAGCTCGAAAGTGGTGCGGGTGCGGGTGCTGGGCTCGAAGAACAGGTTCATCACCGTGCGCCCGCGCAGCAGCGGCACCGACTTGATGGACTTGTCGATCACCCCGGTGAAGGACTGGGCGGTGTCGAGAATGTCGGTGAGCAGCTCCCGGGGCAGGCCCTCGGTGCTGAGAAAATGCCGCAGCCGGCCCTGACGGTCCAGTTGGATATCGTTCACAGGCTGCGCTCCTGCCATTGCAGCGGCTCCGGTCCCCGCAACTTGATCTGGCGCTCGGCGGGTAGAGCCAGATGCTGGCCCACCACCTCGGCGGCGATCGGCAGTTCACGCCCGCCCCGGTCCACCGCCACGGCCAGGTGCACGCCGGCCGGGCGGCCGTAGTCGAAGATTTCGTTCAGTGCGGCGCGAATGGTGCGCCCGGTGTAGAGCACATCGTCGATGAGCAGGATGTGCCGTCCCTCCACCTCGAAGGGCAGCTGCGACGGCTGTACCCGGGGGTGCATGCCGATGCGGCTGAAATCATCGCGGTAGAAGGAGATGCCCAGTGTGCCCAGCGGTGTGCGCAGGCCCAGGCGGGGGTGCAGACGTTCGGCGATCCAGGCGCCGCCGGTGTGTATGCCGATCATGGCCGGGTCTTTCAGGCCCCGGGCCTCGATCAGCTGCGCGAGGCCCTCGGCCATGCGCTCGATGAGTTTCTCAGCTTGCTCCATGCGCCGCTTCCGCAAACCAGGTTTCGAGGATGACCTGGGCGGCCACCGCGTCCAGGCCGGCCTTGTGGCCGCCGCTCTCGCGCAGCCGCGCCTCGGCCTCGACGGAGGATAGCAGCTCCGCCACATGATGTACCGGCAGGTGGTAGCGGCCGTGCAGCCGCCGGGCGAAGCGCTCGGCCGCCTCGCTCATGGCGCTGGGGCTGCCGTCGGCGTGCAGGGGCAGGCCCACCACCAGCCCGGCCGGCGCCCACTGATCGAGCAGGGCGCGCAGCCGCTCCCAGGGGATGCCCTGGCGGCAGTCCAGCGTTTCCAGCGGACGCGCGCTCCCGGTGAGAGACTGCCCCACCGCCACGCCTAGGCGCCGCTCGCCGAAGTCGAAGGCCAGATAGGTGCCAGGGGGGCAGGTCATGGTGTGCCTTGTGGTCCGCGTATGCCGTCAATCGGGCACAGAGACTACGACGTTGCGCGGGCACTGTCCAAGGGCGCGGTGCCCGCGCCGCGGGTGGGCGTCCTCAGCCCGCCAGCATCCGCCACAGCTGGTGATAAAGCGGAATCCCGATGAGCACATTGAAGGGGAAGGTCAGGCCCAGCGAGGCCAGCATGGCCAGGCCGATGTTGGCCTGCGGAATGGCGGCACGCACCGCCACCGGGGCGGCGATGTAGGACGCGCTGGCGGTCAGCGCGGCGAGGACCACCGCCGAGCCTTCTTCCAGCCCCAGCCCGTAGCCCATGGCCAGGCCCGCGAGCGACAGCACGGCCGGGGCGCACAGGGCGAACACCATCAACCGCGCGTGGCCGAGCTTGAGTCCGCGCAGGGTGTCCGCCGCCACCAGGCCCATCTCCAGCAGAAACAGGGCGAGCACCCCCTGGAAGGCGCCGGTGTAGAGGCTGGTCACCCCGCTGCCGCCGTTGGGTCCGTACAGCCAGCCGATCAACACGCCGCCCACCAACAGGATCACGCCTCGGTTGGTCAGGGTTTCGTGCCACAGCGCCGAGGGCTGCTCCCCGGCCCGGGCCCCGGCCAGGTGGCGGAACAGAAACAGGCCGACGAGGATGGCGGGCAGCTCCAGCAGCACCAGGTAAAGCGTTACCTGGCCGCCCACCGCCAGTTCGTGGGTCTCGGCGTAGGCCAGTGCGACCGCGAAGGTGCCCGCGCTCACCGAACCATAATGGGCGGCGAGGCTGGCGCTGTCGGCCAGCGGCAAGCCCACCAGATGGCGCACCACGGGGAAGACCAGCAGCGGAATGGCAATGCCCAGCAGGGTGATGCCGGCCAGCTCCCACAGCAGCGCCGGGCTCAGGCTGCCGTTCAGGGCCATGCCGCCCTTGAGGCCGATGGTGAGCATGAGCAGCAGGCCGAGAACGTCACAGGCGGCCCGGGGAATGGACAGATCCGAGCGCACCAGGCCGGCGAACAGGCCGAGCAGGAAGAACATGACAACGATATCGGGCACGGGGACCTCCTTGGGCTTGTGGCGTTGCGGCGCAACAATCCCTGAGATGGCGCGGAAACGAAAGTAAATAAAAGATTCCCATGCATGGATGTTTATCTATAATTACTTCATGCGTCCGCGCCAGCTCACCATCCGTCTGCTCCAGGTCTACGCCGAAGTGGTGCGCTCCGGCTCCGTGACCGACACGGCCGCCCGGCTGCACCTGACGCAGCCCACCGTGTCCCAGCAACTGCGCCGGCTGCGCGAAATGGTGGGGGCGCGGATTCTGCACAGCCGCCAGGGGCGCTTGGTGCCCACCGAGGTGGGGCAGTCCTTGTATCGCTTGAGCCAGGATGTGCTCAGCCGCGTGGACAGCTTCGTGCAGTACCTGGACGAGTACCGCGAGGGAGAGCGGGGGCATTTCAGCATCGCGCTGGTGAACACCGCCCAGTACGTGCTCCCGCGGTTGCTGGCGCCCTTCACCCGCGATTGCCCCGATGTGGACGTCACGGTGGAGGTGGGTAACCGGGAACAGGTGCTGCAGCGCTTTCACCGCCACGAGGACGACCTGTACATCTTCAGCCATCCGCCGGCGGGTGAGGAGGTGATCGCGGCCCCTTTCCTGGCCAACCCCCTGGTGGTGGTCGCACCCGCCGATTCGCCCTGGGCGCGCCGCGGCCCCCTGTCCTTCAAAATGCTGGCCGGGGAGCGCTTCCTGCTGCGGGAGCCGGGCTCGGCCACCCGACGCCTGGTCGACAACTGGCTGAGCAGTCAGGAGATCAGCCTGCGCCACACCCAGCAGATTGCCAGCAACGAGGGGATACGTGTCGCGGTGGGCGCCGGCATGGGCCTGGCGGTGCTGTCCGAGCACGTGCTGCGCGAATCCCACCCCGAGATATGCATCCTGCCGGTGGGCGGGTTTCCCCTGCAGAGCCGCTGGCAGTTCGTGCTACGCCGCGGGCGGCATTTGCCGCCCGCGGCGCGGCGTTTTCTGGGCTTCTCGGCGCAGGCGCTGCGCCGGGAGATCGATGCGATGGAGGGTGAGCACGCCATCGCGGCGCTGCTCGCCGGCGGCGGGGGCAGCGACGATCAGGCGTGACCGGCTCCGGGGGCGAGCAGGTTCAGGTCCACCCCCAGCAGCGAGGCCGCGGCCTGCCAGCGCTCCGACGGCGCCCGCTCGAACAGGATGGCGCTGTCCGCCGGCCCGCTGAGCCAGCTGTTCTCGGCCAACTCCTGCTCCAGTTGCCCGGCCCCCCAGCCGGCATAGCCCAGGGCAATGAGAAAACGCTCCGGGCCTTCTTGCGCTGCCACGGCTTCCAGGATGTCCCGTGACGTGGTGATCGCCACCTCATCGCTGATCTGCAGCGAGGACTCCCATTGCCGCGAGGGGGCATGCAGCACGAAGCCACGATCCCGCTGCACCGGCCCACCCATGTAGACCACGGTCTGAGCCAGTTCGGGCGCCTCGCAGGGCAGGCTCATGTGCTCCAGCAATTCCCCCAGGGAGACCTCCGTGGGGCGATTGATGACGATGCCCAGCGCGCCCTCCTCGGTGTGCTCGCAGACGTAGGTGACGGTACGGGAGAAGTTGGGATCGTCCAGGCTGGGCATGGCGATCAGGAAATGGCCGTTGAGGAAGTCTTCCGTGCTCATGGAGCCAGTATCCGCCAGGGGGGGCTCGGCGGACAAGGGCGTTGCGCTCAGCGGGTGCTCAAGCCCCCAGCGCTGAAGCGCCAGGTGCGAGTGATCACCAGTTGCTCCCTGCCCTGGCGCACCTCGGCGGCCACCGCGGGGTAGGGGGCGGCGAGTTGCACGATGCGCATGGCGGCCTGGTCCAGCGCCGGGTGGGGGGAGGGGCGGTTGATGCGGATGTCCGCCACGCTGCCGTCGGCCCGCAGGGTCACATCCAGCACCAGGCTGCCGCTCAGTCCCAGGCGCCGGGCCTGCTCGGGGTAGTTGAGATTGCCCACCTGTTCCACCCGGTCGATCCAGCGGCGCATATAGTCGGCGGCCGCGTGGGCGCGGGTGGCGGCGCTGATGAAATGCTTGCTAGGCCCGCGGGCGCCGGCGGCCTCGGGGGAGGGGTCGAATTCCGCCTGGCGGGCGCTGCTGGTGCGAGTGGGGCGCAGGTTGATCGGCTCCAGCGCCCGGGGCGCGGGGCGGTGGCTGTCTTGGCGCCGGGCGCGCTCGCGGGCGGTGGCCTCGCTGCTGATCAGGGATTCGCTGTCCCGATGCGCTCGCCGAGTCTGCTCTCGGCGCTGCTGCTGGGACAGCCCGGCCTGGCGGCTGTGGGTATGGGAGGGCTCCCGTGGCCGAGCGCGGTCATCCAGGTCGCCGCCGCCTTCCTGGTCGGCTTGGGCGAGGAAGTCATGGTGCTCAGGCGCCTGTTGCTCGGGTAACGTCGCCAGCGTGATCTCCAGTACGTCCCGGGGCGGGCGCTTGGCCGGGTCCGCCTGGCTGAAGCCAACGCCCAGGATGATAAGCCCGTGCAGCACCGCGGCCAGGAACAGAGCCAGGGCCAGGCGGTCGGGGGCGTGGGCTTGGGCGGTGGTGGCACTCATGGACGGTAGCTTAAACGGCGCAGTATGGCCGCGGCCAGCAGGCCGTTCACGATTCCAAAGGCCAGGGCCGCGCTGAGCAGCACCGGCAGCAGTTTGAGCAGCGCCGGGTGGGGGATGAACAGCTGCCAGGCCAGTAAAAACTGGGTGCCCATATGCGCCATGCTGGCCAGCACGCTGCAGCCCACGGCGCCAATCCCCGGCAGGCGGGCGGCGAGCCCCAGGGCCAGTACCGCCGCCAGCGCCCCGCCCAGGCTGAGAATGAAGGTGGGCGAGAGGAAGGTGCCCAGGATCAGCCCACCGGCCAGCACCCGCAGCACCGCCACCCAGGCCGCCGCGCGCCAGCCAAACCGCAGCAGCACCACCACCGTGATGATGTTCGCCAGCCCCGGCTTGATGCCCGGCACCGGGCTTGGCAGGGCGGACTCCGCCACGTGGATGACGATGGCCAGCGCTGCCAGCCAGGCGATGCGCAGGTCTTCCCGTTGGGCCTGTACCACGCTCATGGGGGCTTAAAAGTTCATGGCATCGTAGCCGCCGTCGCCTTCCACTCGCACCACCACCTGGTTGGGCAGGCAGATGGCGCTCTCGCCGGCCTGCTCCAGCCAGCCGGTGCGCACGCAGATCTGCCGCGGGCCGGGAGAGGCCGTCACCCGCACCCGGCCATCCCGCACCTCGATGCGGCTCTCGCCCAGCGGCCCCTGTACCCGCCATTGCCCCGGCTGGTCCAGGGCTAGCCGATGGCGTTGCTCGCCGGCCACCCAGACACTGGCATGGGTCGCCCGGCCCGGCTCGCCCCAGAGCAGCGCGTAACTGGCGATAACCGCCAGCAGGGCGAGCAGGCACAGCAGGCGGTCGGTCCAGCTCACGGAATCGACACCTGGAGCACGGCCGCCGGCTCGCGCTCGAAGCGCAGCCGCTCGGCCATGGCGGGGCTCAGCCGGGCGCGGCCCTGGTTGTCCATCAACAACACGCGCTCGATGCCCAGCCGGGCGGCCAGCCGGGGCCATTGCGTGGGGCCGGCCACGAACAGCGCCGTGGCGGCCGCATCGGCCAGGGTGCCCTGCTCGGTGATCACCGTGAGCGACTGCGCCCCGCGGGCGGGTTCGCCGCTGCGAGGATCCAGCAGGTGGTGATAGCGTCGGCCCTGATGCTGGAAGTACCGTTCGTAGTCACCGGAGGTGAAGATGCACTCGCCGGGCTGCAGTCGCACCGCGGCGAGCACGCCGCTCTCGCGGGGGTGGCGGATTCCGATGCGCCAGTCGCGTTTGGCCGGTCGGCCCAGGGTGCACAGATCGCCCCCTGCGTTGACGATGGCCGCGCGGGCGCCGGCCCGTCGCGCGGCTTCCACCGCCCGGTCCACGGCGTAGCCCTTGGCGAAGGCGCCCAGATCCAGCTCCAGGCCTTGGGCGGGGGGCAGTAGCCGCGTCCCGGCGCATTCCTCCGCGGGGGCGGCTCCTGGTCGTGAGTCTTGGGTCTCGGCCGTTCTTGGTCCCGCGTTTTCCACGCAGGCGTCTGAGGCGCTTGTCGGGTCGAAGCGCAGCTCATCGAGGCTGGCGCGCCGGGCGCGCCAGGCGCGCAGCTCCCCGGGCGGCGGAGGCTGCGCGGGGGTGGTCTCTTGATGAAAGCCCCATAGACGGATCAGCGGGGCGATGGCGGGGTCGAAAAGCCCGTCGCTGGCGCGGGTGAGCGTCTGAGCGTGGCGTAGCAGGGCGGCGAGCCCCGCGGAGGCGGCCACGGGCTGGCCGTCACGCAGGGCGGCGTTGACCCGGCGCAGTTCGCCGTTGCCCTGCCAGGGGTGCAGGCGGTCATGCAGGCGCTGCAGGTCCGCTTCGATGCGTTGGCCCAGCGCCTGGGCTTCGTCGTCCGTGAGCCCGTAGAGGCTCAGCTCCACCACGGTGCCCATGACCAGAATGCGCCCCCGCCAGGGTGTCTCCGACTGCTCGGCGCAGCCGGCCAGCAGCACGACCGCGGCGAGCAGCAGGGCTCTCACCGCAGACGCCTCTCGATGACATCCAGCAGCTGGGCGCTGATGTTGATGCCGTAGAGGGCGTCCAGTTCGCGCACGCAGGTGGGGCTGGTGACGTTGATCTCGGTGAGGAAGTCGCCGATCACATCCAGGCCCACGAAGAGCAGGCCCATCTCACGCAGGGTGGGGCCCACCTGCTCGGCGATCCAGCGATCCCGGTCGCTCAGAGCGACCCCTTCGCCGCGGCCGCCGGCGGCCAGATTGCCGCGGGTCTCGCCCGCCGCCGGGATGCGCGCCAGGGCGTAAGGCACCGGTTCGCCGTCGATCATCAAGATGCGTTTGTCGCCGTCCTTGATCTCGGGCAGGAACTTCTGGACCATGATGTAACGGCCGCCGTGCTCGGTGAGGGTCTCGATGATTACCGACAGGTTCGCCTCGTCGGGCTCCACCACGAAGATGGACGCGCCCCCCATGCCGTGCAGGGGCTTGAGGACGCTCTTGCCGTGCTCGGCGACGAAGGCGCGCAGCCGGGTCGCGTCGCTGGTCACCTCGCAGGGGCCGCAGCACTGGGGGAATTGCAGCGCGAACAGCTTTTCATTGGCATCGCGCAGGCTCTGCGGGCGGTTCACCACCAGCGCGCCGGCCTGCTGGGCGTGCTCCAGAATGTAGCTGGCGTACAGGAACTGGCTGTCCACCGGCGGGTCCTTGCGCATCAGGATCACGTCCAGCTCGGCCAGGGGGCCGTCCTCGGCTTCGCCCAGTTCGAAGTAGTCATGGTCCTGGTCCCGCACGCGGATGGCTCGGTGACGACCGCGGGCCTCGCCCTGGCGCAGGTAAAGGTCACCCAACTCCAGGTAGCGCAGTGTCCAGCCGCGCCGCTGGGCTTCCAGCATCATGGCGAGGCTGGTGTCCTTGTAAGGCGTGATCGACTCGATGGGGTCCATCACCACGCCGCATCGGATGCTCATAAGGTCTCCCTTGGGTTCCGGTGTTTTCAGCTCGGCCTATTTCAGCTCGGCGATTTCCCGAGCCGCTGCCAGCAGTGCCAGGCGAGCGATCACGCCGTAGGCATAGAAGCGGTTGGGCTGGGCGTCCGGCGCCTGGTGGAGGTCGGGGTTGGTACAGCTGCCGGCGAAGGCCAGCGACTGGAATTGCATGCCCGGGGCGTTGAGGTTCTCGGTGGCGCTGCGCGCCTGGTGCACGCGGTAGAAGCCGCCCACTACGAAGTGGTCGATCATGTAGACCACCGGCTCGGCGCTTGCGAACTGCTCGCCCCAGGTTTCGTACGTATAAACCCCTTCCTGGATGAGCACCCGGCTGACGGCCAGACCCTCCTTGGCGGAGGCCATCTTGTTGCGCTGCTTGCGGTTCAGCTGGTGAATCTCCTCCACGCTGCTGACGCTCATGATGCCCATACCATAGGTGCCCGAATCGGCCTTGATGATCACGAAGGGCTCGCGATCGATGCCGTACTCCTCGTACTTGGCGCGGATGTCCGCGAGCAGGGCGGAAACATTGCGTGACAGGCAGTCCTCTCCCTCGCGCTTCTTGAAGTCGATCTTGCCGCAGTTGCGGAACAGCGGGTCGATCAGCCAGGGGTCTATGCCGATCAGCTCACAGAACTCCGTCGCCACGTTCCGGTAGTGTCCGAAGTGTCCGGACTTCGAGCGATTGCTCCAGCCGATTCCGGGAGGCGGAGTCACCGGCTGGTCCAGGCCTTCGAGGATCTCGGGGCGCCCACCGGAGAGGTCGTTGTTGAGCAGCACCAGGCAAGGCTGGTAGTCGCCGATGTGCACCCGCCGGCCCGTGCGCTGCAGCG
This genomic window contains:
- a CDS encoding YqgE/AlgH family protein, which gives rise to MSTEDFLNGHFLIAMPSLDDPNFSRTVTYVCEHTEEGALGIVINRPTEVSLGELLEHMSLPCEAPELAQTVVYMGGPVQRDRGFVLHAPSRQWESSLQISDEVAITTSRDILEAVAAQEGPERFLIALGYAGWGAGQLEQELAENSWLSGPADSAILFERAPSERWQAAASLLGVDLNLLAPGAGHA
- a CDS encoding Gx transporter family protein yields the protein MSVVQAQREDLRIAWLAALAIVIHVAESALPSPVPGIKPGLANIITVVVLLRFGWRAAAWVAVLRVLAGGLILGTFLSPTFILSLGGALAAVLALGLAARLPGIGAVGCSVLASMAHMGTQFLLAWQLFIPHPALLKLLPVLLSAALAFGIVNGLLAAAILRRLSYRP
- a CDS encoding sodium-dependent bicarbonate transport family permease; the protein is MPDIVVMFFLLGLFAGLVRSDLSIPRAACDVLGLLLMLTIGLKGGMALNGSLSPALLWELAGITLLGIAIPLLVFPVVRHLVGLPLADSASLAAHYGSVSAGTFAVALAYAETHELAVGGQVTLYLVLLELPAILVGLFLFRHLAGARAGEQPSALWHETLTNRGVILLVGGVLIGWLYGPNGGSGVTSLYTGAFQGVLALFLLEMGLVAADTLRGLKLGHARLMVFALCAPAVLSLAGLAMGYGLGLEEGSAVVLAALTASASYIAAPVAVRAAIPQANIGLAMLASLGLTFPFNVLIGIPLYHQLWRMLAG
- the ruvX gene encoding Holliday junction resolvase RuvX, which gives rise to MTCPPGTYLAFDFGERRLGVAVGQSLTGSARPLETLDCRQGIPWERLRALLDQWAPAGLVVGLPLHADGSPSAMSEAAERFARRLHGRYHLPVHHVAELLSSVEAEARLRESGGHKAGLDAVAAQVILETWFAEAAHGAS
- a CDS encoding LysR family transcriptional regulator is translated as MFIYNYFMRPRQLTIRLLQVYAEVVRSGSVTDTAARLHLTQPTVSQQLRRLREMVGARILHSRQGRLVPTEVGQSLYRLSQDVLSRVDSFVQYLDEYREGERGHFSIALVNTAQYVLPRLLAPFTRDCPDVDVTVEVGNREQVLQRFHRHEDDLYIFSHPPAGEEVIAAPFLANPLVVVAPADSPWARRGPLSFKMLAGERFLLREPGSATRRLVDNWLSSQEISLRHTQQIASNEGIRVAVGAGMGLAVLSEHVLRESHPEICILPVGGFPLQSRWQFVLRRGRHLPPAARRFLGFSAQALRREIDAMEGEHAIAALLAGGGGSDDQA
- a CDS encoding NusG domain II-containing protein encodes the protein MSWTDRLLCLLALLAVIASYALLWGEPGRATHASVWVAGEQRHRLALDQPGQWRVQGPLGESRIEVRDGRVRVTASPGPRQICVRTGWLEQAGESAICLPNQVVVRVEGDGGYDAMNF
- a CDS encoding energy transducer TonB, which gives rise to MSATTAQAHAPDRLALALFLAAVLHGLIILGVGFSQADPAKRPPRDVLEITLATLPEQQAPEHHDFLAQADQEGGGDLDDRARPREPSHTHSRQAGLSQQQRREQTRRAHRDSESLISSEATARERARRQDSHRPAPRALEPINLRPTRTSSARQAEFDPSPEAAGARGPSKHFISAATRAHAAADYMRRWIDRVEQVGNLNYPEQARRLGLSGSLVLDVTLRADGSVADIRINRPSPHPALDQAAMRIVQLAAPYPAVAAEVRQGREQLVITRTWRFSAGGLSTR